CTTGGTTGTTGCTGGAAAAACTTTTCAAAGCATTAAAGGAAAAATCATTCTTGCGAATCCACAAGGTACCGTGAAAGCCGCATTAGAAGCCATGAATCTTTCTGCGCTCCTTCCGATTTTCATGACCGATCAGGAATATGAGACGTTTTCTCAGCTTGTCTAGTCCTTTCTACCTTCTTGTTCTACCTTCCAATACGGGCGGTATGTTTCCATTGGTCTTCGGTCCGTTGTCCCTCATTCCTTCTTGACGAACGGTTCTCTTAAAAATTCCCTGCATCTCTGGTTGAGTATGGTAGATGTCGTTTAGGAACCGTCCGCATCTCTCTTCCTAATAAGAGGCAAACGGATTACAGTCGGTTCGTCTTGGTGGGCGAATCTCAGGTGTGGTAGGCTTCTGGGGGCCAAGTGGACTGTTTTAGCTGTCGTTTTACATCTGTTTAAGGGGGGGGCGTATGAAAATGGGAAGATGGCTTCGAGTGTTGGGGATTGTCGTGCTGCTGATGGTCTGGAGTAAGGGCGCAGTATGGGCCGAAGGTGAATCGCGTGTGGACGAAATATTAGATGTTTTGCAAACAATCGGTCAAAACTTAAAAGATCAGAAATATGGGGCAGCCGCACGAGATTTTGACTATGTGTATGAAATATTCAAGGAGCAAAAGGGAACCTGGCTGCTCGGGTGTTTTACGGAGAAACACCAAGAATGGGTTCGTCAGGGAGAGGGAAAGAGGGAAGTCGTTGGTGCAGCGGCATTTGGGGGAGGAACGACGATTCAACAAGAATACGTGAAGGGGAACTCGAAAGTTGAAGCAAAGATCATGATTTCTCCAATGGCTTCAGGCCTTGGGGCACTTTTGAATAATCCGGCTTTTCGGGGAGGAGGCAAAGGTCAGCAAAAGCGCCTTCGTAATGGCATGACGGTGAATGTGCAACCACGTGAAGTCTCTGGGGCGACGGGAGGAGCGTTGCTTTCATGGAAGGTACGTACTGGTGAGGTATCCCCAAAGGAGTTGGAAGGTCTTGCTGAAGGGACGATTAATGTTAATTGCGTGAAGGAAATCACGGGTGGACAGTAGCTGTTTTTACTTATTGCGGAAACATCGATTCCCTCATAATGGACTCTTAGGTTGATTTTCAATAACATGAGGAACTATTTATACGGACGAGGTTTAGAAGAAACGATCGACTATCGAGCGTATTTCGTCGAATCAGTCAGATGGCTGGACAAAGGAGGCAATAGTGTTATGAAGGTTCCACGTAAAGTAGAGGTGAATTTGTTAATGTTTGCAGCTTTTATTTGGGCCATATCTGGATGTAAGGCTCTTCACACGTCCATCGCGAAAAAGGATTTGGATGTTCAGACCAAAATGAGTGACTCGATTTTCCTTGATCCCGTAGGGCCTGATAAAAAAGTGATCTTTATTCAGGTTAGAAATACTTCGGATAAGGATAATTTCGATATTGAAACACCCATCAAGGCCGCGATTGCCAAACGAGGATATCGGGTGACCGATGACCCGGAAGAGGCCTATTATCGACTTCAGGCGAATGTCTTAAGTGTGGCGAAGGCGAGCCCGACCGCCGCTGAAGCAGCCTTGGGCGGTGGTTATGGAGGAGTGCTTGCTGGAGGCGCTGCGGGAGCAGGGGTCGGGGTTGCGACGGGACACGGGGGGACTGGCGCAGCGGCGGGAGGCCTCCTGGGTTCTGTGGTTGGTGGATTCACGGAGACGGTCGCGGATGCATTCGTCAAGGATGTGACGTACATGGCGGTTACGGATGTGCAACTCGTTGAGAAAGCTCCCAAAGGTGTCATCGTGCGATCGGATAGTCAGCAGAATTTGGCTCAAGGTATGGCAGGGACCCAGCGACAGACGTTTTCTGAGGTCGGGACACTCAAAAAATATCGCACGAGAGTGGTGAGTACCGCGAACCAAGCGAACCTCGAGTATGAAGAGGCCGCTGATTTATTAACGAAAGGGCTGACACGTTCACTGTCAAATCTTTTTTAGTGATCTCTTTGTTTGGCCGATGGCGAGGAAAGTCGTTGTCGAAGTCTCTGAGGGGCCGAAGTCGTTGACTGAGAGGAGCATATGTCATGAAACGTTTTACCGTGTCTTTGTGTTTCGTCAGTAGTATGTGGGTATTGGCTTTGGGGTTTGTTTTACCACATCCGGCGTTAGCCGATGAGGAGGAAGACTTGGCAGCGATGCAACGGGCGTTGAATAAAGAAGTGTTAGAAAGACCTTTCGACCCTGGTGATCAGGCTGAGGTCGATCGATTCGTTGAGGAAGCTCTTAAGAAAAATCAAATTCCACAGGAATACAAAGGCAATGACTGGAAGCCAGGTTATACCTGTAACAACCTGACATATTCATTGTCGCGATACCAGAATTGTCTTCATTATTATCGCTACTACGGAAGATATTATCCGTATTAGTCACAGTGTGTGGCGATATTCCGTTTTTCCTCCTGCCTTGCCCGGGGAGACGGCGCATGGCGGGAGGTCTTCTTCCTTCGACATCCTCAGTTCCTTTCATTCTGTCTCAAGATTTCCTTTCTTCTTTGGCGCATTCGTTTGCATGACGACTTGATCGCTTTTGGCTCTTAAGGTGGACGGTGCCTTACTTTCGTGAATAAAAGAGGCTAAGAGCGGGGTTTTAAATACAATCGTTGTTCGTTGGTATCGAGCGTGACCAGAAAGTGCTTCAGGAAGGACATGCCGAGGAGCCCATCAATCCCAGAAGGAGTATCCGGGAGATCATGGATGGCGACATCAATATCGTGAGCTTTCGCGGTTCCGGCATGGATGGATGAAAGTTTGCTCAAATTCACTTGAATCTGACCACCGGCGGTATTGACAGTGGTCAATCGAGTATCCGTACTGGCTATTAACCCCAGGTCAAGTGCGACTTCATTTGAGAGCACGGTCATCGTCGCACCCGTATCGAGAATCAACTGGACATCTCTGGTTTGATTCAGCCGGACGGAGACGAGCAACGATCCTCCATGTGGAATGACTGGAACGATCACTGTCTCTGTTCGTGGGGCATTTTGTTTCTTATCCCTGAAGGAATATTCATGCGTCGCGTCTTCTGTTTTAGAGGGAGAGGGTTCCGTCGATCCAGGAAGCGGTTGGTGTTTCTCAATCGGACGTTCCAGAGGCTGAGAGTGCATCGATGATTCAGTGGATAGAACGACACACTTTTCCAATTGAGCGGGACTGTCAGTATGGATGATCTCACCGGCTTGAGTCTCACAGCGATACATGGCTGCGAGGCTTTCAGGGAAATTTCCAGGATGGCAGAAAGCGATCAGGATGAACAAGGACACAAGGAGTGTGCGCATCTGGCGTTGAGGCGCTGAATCGAAAAGGGGGCGTTTGTCTAATATCATCATGCCTGGTGAATGAGTCGGTTATGAATTTTGAGCATCTTTCGTGAGCGGAATCTCTACCTTCACGTAATCCCCGGAGTTGAGGATTTTTGTCGATAAGGTGACGATGGTCGGGTCAATACGGTAGACCAGAATATGATTGTCAACCGTTGTGCCTTGCTTGACGATATAAATGGATTGTCCGTTGCTTAAAAAAGCTTGGCTTTCACCGCCTTTCTTTAAGTACCCGAGAAAGCGAAATTGTTGCAGCTGTTGTCTGGCCCGTTGCCTAGCTAATTCAACGGGGTCTGGACCGAGTGGCGGCGTGACTGCTCGAGGCGCTTCTTGTTTTGGCGTGATCCTGGCTGGGGGTGCCTTGGGCTTTTTCGCAGGTTGTGGAGAGGTTGAACGGGGGTGAAAAGTACTAAAGATATTTCGGGGAGTTCCTAATTCGATATGTTGACGGGGATTCGCAAAAGATTTTGCGATCGCCAGAGAACCTGCGGTTGCCTGAAGCGTCACGCCCTGGGAGTGGGTATTGAAACTGTCAGATTGCTCGGATTCATCAAGATATTGGAACAGGACGGCTCCTCCCCATACCAACAACAAGGCCGCGAGAATCTGTCCTTTCGTTTGATTCGTCATAATTGGTGAGGTTCTCGTTGTGAGGCGCTTTGATGCTGCCGTAAAAATGTGGCGACCTTGATCTGGAATCCGACCTCTTGAGATTTTTGAGACCGTTCAGCCGAAAGCTTTTCAATAAACACATACGGCCATTGTGATTCGAGTTCAAAGATAAACTTTCTGATGGCTTGGTACTGTCCCGATGCCTCAAACGTTAAAATGCCCTTGGTCGCGATATCATGTCTGAGCTTCTGGAGATCATAGCCCATGCCTGGAATACGTACGTGATGTGTTTTGGCCAATGACGCAATGGAGACACTTAAACGTGTAAAGTCCTTTTGCGCAGGCAGCCCTTCCCATATTTCCTTCAAAGTCTCTTGCGCTTGTTGAGCCGTCTTCAGTTGCGCCTGTATCTGTAACTCATTCGTGTAAGCCAGTGATGCTTGCTCCAAGTTCGATGTGGCTGGAAAAAAGACGAACAGATACATGCCGAGGGCGATCAAGCATGACAGCCCGGTCAGGAGCGATAACGGGATAAGGTGACGAGACACCTGAAAGGTCGTTTGGGAACGTTTAATGAAAGCAAACGGCATAGAGAGTTTGAATTCTAGAGTTAACTGTTGACCGTGGTGTTCTGTGTCGGTTCATAGAGGACCGTTAATGTAAAAAGAACAAACGGACTCTCTGGCGATTTTTTCTGACGTTTCTGCGCATGTTGAGACAGTACCACGTGATGAAATGACGGATGCGATTCCAAGTGATCCACGAGCCCATTGATATCCGCCAGCGTTTTGGCCGAGCCACTTAAGGCGATAGACGCCTCCTTAAAATTCACTTTGACCGAATCCATCGCAATCGTCGTCGGTACCGTCGATTCCAAATCGTTCAGGAATTGTGTCCAGGAAAATCCCAGCTGTTTGCGGACTTGGTTAGCAAATTGTATTTCTTTAGGTAGAGATTCAATTCTCGCTTTTGATAGATCAAAGCCACGAGAGGAGGCTTTCATGATGAGTTCTTGGTTGTGCGCACGCAGTTCATTCGTGAGTTGCCTGAATTGTGCGCTTTCTTCGTCGATGGTCTGGCTTGCCCACCAGATGCAGCCAGAGATGATAAGAGTTCCTACTGTGACGAGCGTCAGCACCCATTGCGTCAATGAGAGATTCTTCATTCCAGGGGCAGCGAGAGAAAGGTGTGTTCGAGGTTTCATGACAAAACCGCCGCGCTCGCAAAGGCTGAAAAAGAGGTCATCTGAGGCTCAGACCTCAAGATGGTTCGCCTGAGTTTTGGGGACAGCATGTCCGAGACCCTACTGATCCGTACCGGGGGAGCATAGGAGGAACTCGTTGCCAAAAGAGTCGCAACGGTTTCTTCGGTCGGGAGCAAGCGATCACCATGCCACAGGCCTTCTGCAACATATAGTGGGATCGGAACCTGGTCGTGTGGCGCATGAGGCTGCGATTCAAAGTAGTACTGTAATGTTGCGGCGAGTTCATTGGAGACATGATTGACCTGTAAGGGCGAATAGTCATCAAAAACCTGATTCCCGGTGTCGTGTTGGATGTCTGGGGCCTCTGACAGTGTGGATGCATGGCTGTCTGTTTCTGCCACAAGATGTTCTTGGGAGTGAACACGGGGAAGAGGCAGGGATTTCACGCGAATGAATGTAGGATGGTTATCCTGAAAAGCGATGAACCAGAATCCCCAGTTGGCGAAATAGACAAAAAGGTGTTCCTGCGTGAGTTCTCGCGCTTGATTCTTGATGCGTTGATTGAGACTCTGCATGGTTGGTTGGAAATACTCGCATGCGTCTAATCCCGAGAGGCCGACGGAATTCGGCAACAGACCGACTTCGAGGCATGCCTGTTCGTATTGCTCAAGAATATCGTGCTGAACGGCTGTGGCAAGAACCCGTTTGGGGCTTGTTGGCTCTTTAGAATGGGAAAAGACTCGGTAGGCAAACCGCGTCTGGTCAGGTACGACGTTCATGTCCTGTTGAAACTTCCAACGAACGAGGGAATCCTGTTCTGTTTGCTTTGCTGGAAGTGATGAAAACGTCAAGATCGTCGTTCGTCCGCAGACGTCCGGCAGGGATAGGGCAACGGACTGAGGTCGCGAAAGATGTTCGACGAGACTTTTCAGGCTGTGCGTGAAGGCATTCATGTCTTCGATGTTTGGCCGGGTTGGTGACAGTCGAACGACATTGGGAGGCAAAAACCGTTCGGCAATCGCACGACAGGTCACCCGATTCCAGCTTCGCCGAATTTCGACCAGACACAGCGATTCACGGGTAATCGAAAGTCCCAGAGTCGCCTTGGTCATTGGGAAGAATGTCGTCATGTTTTTTCATCAGTCGGTGTGACGCGATTGATCTCTTTTAACGTCGTCTCACCACGAAAGACCTTTTGGACCGCAGCTTGACGCAGTGTGGTTAAGCCTTGGGCCATGGCGGCAATTCGCACTTCCGAAGAAGATTTTCCCGCGAGAATCATTTCTTTGATCGAGTCGGTCAGGTCTAAGAATTCCGTAATGCCTTTGCGTCCTCGATACCCCAGCCCATTGCATTCGTGACAGCCTTTGCCTTCATACAACGTGTTCATCTTGACTGTTTCGTAGTCCAGCCCTGACTCTTCACAGAGCTCTTGGCTCACGTCAACCGAGACCTTACAGAACGGACAAATAGCCCGGACCAACCGCTGTGCCAGAATACAACTGAGCGATGCGACGAAGTTATAGGGTTCAATCCCCATGTTGACGAACCGACTGATCACATCGAAGGCATTATTCGCGTGGACTGTCGTGAAGACTAAATGCCCCGTCAACGCGGATTGTATGGCAATCTGTGCGGTTTCGACATCTCGGATTTCTCCGACCATGATCTTGTCTGGATCGTGACGCAAGATGGACCGCAATCCACGCGCGAAGGTAAGTCCTTTTTTTTCATTGACGGGAATTTGCACGATGCCCTTCAATTGATATTCTACCGGATCTTCAATTGTGATGATTTTGTCCTCGACCGTATGAACTTCATTGAGGGCGCCATAGAGCGTCGTGGTTTTTCCACTGCCGGTTGGCCCAGTCACCAATACCATTCCGTAAGGGCGAGTGATGGCTCGTCGTAATCGACGCAGGTCTTCCGGGTTAAACCCCAACACGTCCAGCGTGAGTCCATGCGCCCCTGTGGCGATATTCTGTTTATCGAGGATTCGGATGACCACTGACTCACCGAACACACTCGGAAGAATCGAAACCCGAAAATCGACTGTTCGTTTCTCGACTTGCAGTTTGAATCGGCCATCCTGCGGGATACGGCGCTCGGCGATGTCAAGCTCGGACATAATCTTCAATCTGGAAATCAATGAGGCATGTAACGAGTTCGACAGGGGTTCCATGGAGTTGTAGAGAACTCCGTCGATCCGGAATTTGACCTGAACCGATTGATCATTGGCCTCGATATGAATGTCACTGACCTGCTTTTGTAATGCGCTGAGGATGATCGTATTCACGAGTTTGACGACTGGACTTTGATCTTTTGTGATCTGCTCGACCGAAAGGATCTCCTCGCCTTTTTCGTCTTCTTTAATTAGGACCGGATCGAGTTCGGCTTGGATTCTGGACAGGACTTGTTTATTGCCCTCGCTGGCGGCCAGAGCATCCTTGATGGCTGAGGGGGGCGAGACGACCAGGCGAAGCTCGCAGCCCAGGAACAGCTCTAACTCGTCGAGAACACGCACATCTTGAGGATTGGGGATGGCTATGGTGAGCACGCCCTGGTCTTTGGAGAGTGGAACGAATGGATAACGATGCATCCACTCGACAGGGATGGTCTCAAAAAACTCGGGATCGACCCTGAATTCCTGGAGCGGATCGTAGGATAATCCATATTGTTCGGCGAGCGCCTGAACGATATGCTCCTCGGACACGACACCTTCTTCGAGTAGAACGGTTTTGAGCGGTCGTTGCGACTCAAGCGCCTGATTCACGAGTTGCTCCATCTGGGAGTCAGTGATCAGACCTCGTCTGATAAAAATATCTTCAAGGGACGTGCGTTTGAGGGGTGTCGGCATTGGCGTCGATCGTGCCTTCGCTACGCGGAGGCGTTAAATGGCTCCGGCCAGGTTAAAAATGGGTAAATACATGATGATCAGGATTCCCGCCACCAGTACTCCCATGCCTAACAACAAGACCGGTTCGATCCAGGTTGTTAAACGAGTCAGTTTATAATCTAATTCGCCCTCGTGAAATTCAGCCACTTCCAAGAGCATAGTCTCCAATGAACCGGTGGTTTCCCCGACTTCTATCATTTCAATCGTCATTCGGGGGAGAAAGGACTCCTGTTTTAGGGATGCCGAGAGACTCTTCCCATCCCTGACGGACTTGATGGCCGAACTCAGTGCCCGTGTGAAGACCCGATTCGTCATCCCCCGTGTCGTCACTTCCAACGCTGATAGCAGGGGAATTCCGCCAGCCAAAATGGTGGCCAGTGTCCTCGTGAAGCGAATCACTTGATTTTTCAGGATCACATCACCAAGCATGGGGAGATGAAGCAACCACCGGTCAATTTGCAATTGTCCGGTGGGAGTTTTCCTCCAGATTTGAAAGAATGTCCCACCTACGACGAGCCCCATGACGATCCATGGGAGCCAGAGGCTTGCCGAGTGAATCATATCGAGCAGCATTTGGGTCGCAAACGGGAGTTCCGTATTACTTTCAGCGTAGACTTCTGAAAAAATCGGCATGACGTACGCGAGCAGGAATCCGACAACCGCAAAGCCAAAGACGACTAAAAACGTCGGATAGGCCAGAGCGCTTCGGACTTTTTCTTGAACACTAATAAGGAGTTTGAGGTACCCGATATATCGTTGGATGACCTCAGGCAGGTTTCCGGCCTGTTCACCTGAGCGAATCGAGGCTTGATACAGCTCTGGAAAGTATGTCGGGTAGTTGGCCATGGCTTCAGAAATCGAAGATCCTCCACGTATGTCTTCACGAATGCCGAGGAGCGCATGTTGAAACGCTCCTTTTGTCGCACGTTCGGATAACAGGTCGAAACTGCGAAGCATCGGGAGCCCGGATTTAATCAGGGCCAGAAACTCTTGATTAAAAATGAGGAACTCCCGAAGCGAAAGCGGTTTTCCTTTTCGTGAGTATCCGCCTGGCGCTGTTTGGGCCGCCCCTTTCCCGTTGAGTTCGAGGATGAGACAGCCTTGAGATTCCAATCGCGCGCGGACAGCCCGCTCGTTTTCCTCTTCACAGATATCCTCGAAAATGTTGCCATCGGGTCTCGCCGCTCTGTAACGAAATTGTGGCACGGGTCGGTCACAGACAATCCAGCATGATAGGTAAGAACACGAATGCTTCCGGGTCGTTATGGCGACTCGGTGTCTTCTGCCAATAAGTCGTGGCTTTCTTCGTCCATGTCGTCTTGTTCGGATCCTTGGCCGGAGACGATGACGGGAACTTTCAACGTTTGCCCTTCGACGATGACATCTGACGTGAGATGATTCATGGTAATGAGTGTTTCAACAGTCGTTTGATACTTTTGAGAAATACCCCATAACGTATCCCCGATCTCCACAGTCCATGTCCCGATCTCTGAGTGTGAGGTTGATGGTTCCGTCATGGAAAAGGCTGTAAGGCTGGCGGTTCGACGTTGCGGGTTCTGTTGATGGCGTTTCATATCTTGCTTGATGTGGATGACATCGGCCATCAGGGTTTTCATGTCTGTCACCATTTGTTGTACAGATTGCTGAATGGTGCCGAGTTCGCCTGTCAGTTCCTGAATGTTGGGGAAGGAGGCCGATTGAGCTCGAAGTTCTGTAACCTCCCGACGCAGCCGGTCGCGTTCACCCTCGACGATTAAGAGGCTTTCCCGATTTTTTTCGACGTCTGCCCCCAGGGTTTCTTCGCGTGTTTTGAAGGATTCAAGTTGTCGGCGCGCGGCACGCAACTCCGCCTGTTGTTTGGCCGTTGCAATTTTTACTGCCGCTAGTTCGGCGCGGAGTAACTCCGCCTCTTCTCGAGCCTCGTGTATCAAGGCTTCGTGAACATTGGGCGCGGGGGGCGCGGGGTTATGAGCTACCGGCTCACCGGCCGTGGCCTGGTGCTGTGCGCATCCGACGGTCAACAACATATACAGCATCAGTATCGTTGATGGGCCATATGTTAAGTGTTTCATCATAAGTTACCATTCCTTGTAAGGCGTGCCATCCAAGGCAGTGAGATCACTGCCACTGTGAATATCAAAAATCCCGGCGGGCGAGTCATCCTCTTCATCTTTTTCTTCTAAGACCTCTTCCCACGTGTCTGATGACTTGGTGAAGGGGTCAACCGGAATACTTCGAATGTAGTGTTCCGTGACCAATTCTTCAAGACTTGCCGGGTATTTCCCACGATCCGCATAAAATTGGTCAATGATCGCTCGAACCGTAAACAAGTTCTGTTTGAGCGCCGCTTCTTTGGCTTTGAGAGAAGACTGCTGGAAGGAGGGAACGGCTAATGTCACGAGAATGGCCGCGATCGCCACCACGATCAATAATTCCAAAAGTGTAAAGCCACTTTTGCTC
The genomic region above belongs to Nitrospirales bacterium and contains:
- a CDS encoding STAS domain-containing protein, encoding MQVLILIGKLDIFSRNNFRDVIEGHKKAGTRGLIIDLHGVTFIDSIGIGALVVAGKTFQSIKGKIILANPQGTVKAALEAMNLSALLPIFMTDQEYETFSQLV
- a CDS encoding PilN domain-containing protein, coding for MKPRTHLSLAAPGMKNLSLTQWVLTLVTVGTLIISGCIWWASQTIDEESAQFRQLTNELRAHNQELIMKASSRGFDLSKARIESLPKEIQFANQVRKQLGFSWTQFLNDLESTVPTTIAMDSVKVNFKEASIALSGSAKTLADINGLVDHLESHPSFHHVVLSQHAQKRQKKSPESPFVLFTLTVLYEPTQNTTVNS
- a CDS encoding GspE/PulE family protein, with the protein product MPTPLKRTSLEDIFIRRGLITDSQMEQLVNQALESQRPLKTVLLEEGVVSEEHIVQALAEQYGLSYDPLQEFRVDPEFFETIPVEWMHRYPFVPLSKDQGVLTIAIPNPQDVRVLDELELFLGCELRLVVSPPSAIKDALAASEGNKQVLSRIQAELDPVLIKEDEKGEEILSVEQITKDQSPVVKLVNTIILSALQKQVSDIHIEANDQSVQVKFRIDGVLYNSMEPLSNSLHASLISRLKIMSELDIAERRIPQDGRFKLQVEKRTVDFRVSILPSVFGESVVIRILDKQNIATGAHGLTLDVLGFNPEDLRRLRRAITRPYGMVLVTGPTGSGKTTTLYGALNEVHTVEDKIITIEDPVEYQLKGIVQIPVNEKKGLTFARGLRSILRHDPDKIMVGEIRDVETAQIAIQSALTGHLVFTTVHANNAFDVISRFVNMGIEPYNFVASLSCILAQRLVRAICPFCKVSVDVSQELCEESGLDYETVKMNTLYEGKGCHECNGLGYRGRKGITEFLDLTDSIKEMILAGKSSSEVRIAAMAQGLTTLRQAAVQKVFRGETTLKEINRVTPTDEKT
- a CDS encoding retroviral-like aspartic protease family protein — its product is MRTLLVSLFILIAFCHPGNFPESLAAMYRCETQAGEIIHTDSPAQLEKCVVLSTESSMHSQPLERPIEKHQPLPGSTEPSPSKTEDATHEYSFRDKKQNAPRTETVIVPVIPHGGSLLVSVRLNQTRDVQLILDTGATMTVLSNEVALDLGLIASTDTRLTTVNTAGGQIQVNLSKLSSIHAGTAKAHDIDVAIHDLPDTPSGIDGLLGMSFLKHFLVTLDTNEQRLYLKPRS
- a CDS encoding LysM peptidoglycan-binding domain-containing protein, which codes for MMKHLTYGPSTILMLYMLLTVGCAQHQATAGEPVAHNPAPPAPNVHEALIHEAREEAELLRAELAAVKIATAKQQAELRAARRQLESFKTREETLGADVEKNRESLLIVEGERDRLRREVTELRAQSASFPNIQELTGELGTIQQSVQQMVTDMKTLMADVIHIKQDMKRHQQNPQRRTASLTAFSMTEPSTSHSEIGTWTVEIGDTLWGISQKYQTTVETLITMNHLTSDVIVEGQTLKVPVIVSGQGSEQDDMDEESHDLLAEDTESP
- a CDS encoding type II secretion system F family protein — protein: MPQFRYRAARPDGNIFEDICEEENERAVRARLESQGCLILELNGKGAAQTAPGGYSRKGKPLSLREFLIFNQEFLALIKSGLPMLRSFDLLSERATKGAFQHALLGIREDIRGGSSISEAMANYPTYFPELYQASIRSGEQAGNLPEVIQRYIGYLKLLISVQEKVRSALAYPTFLVVFGFAVVGFLLAYVMPIFSEVYAESNTELPFATQMLLDMIHSASLWLPWIVMGLVVGGTFFQIWRKTPTGQLQIDRWLLHLPMLGDVILKNQVIRFTRTLATILAGGIPLLSALEVTTRGMTNRVFTRALSSAIKSVRDGKSLSASLKQESFLPRMTIEMIEVGETTGSLETMLLEVAEFHEGELDYKLTRLTTWIEPVLLLGMGVLVAGILIIMYLPIFNLAGAI
- a CDS encoding complement resistance protein TraT, which gives rise to MKVPRKVEVNLLMFAAFIWAISGCKALHTSIAKKDLDVQTKMSDSIFLDPVGPDKKVIFIQVRNTSDKDNFDIETPIKAAIAKRGYRVTDDPEEAYYRLQANVLSVAKASPTAAEAALGGGYGGVLAGGAAGAGVGVATGHGGTGAAAGGLLGSVVGGFTETVADAFVKDVTYMAVTDVQLVEKAPKGVIVRSDSQQNLAQGMAGTQRQTFSEVGTLKKYRTRVVSTANQANLEYEEAADLLTKGLTRSLSNLF